One region of Mucilaginibacter sp. 14171R-50 genomic DNA includes:
- a CDS encoding bifunctional 2-polyprenyl-6-hydroxyphenol methylase/3-demethylubiquinol 3-O-methyltransferase UbiG has translation MENNLTDRSFWKSFWESRRGLIFKLKPNYVFGDILAKIIAEKGVKNAIELGGFPGYYSIYLKKYQHLKTTLLDYFIHPGLVNKLLAANDLQPGDINIVEADLFTYQPAEKFDMVLSFGLIEHFNDTKFIINEHLKFLKPGGTLFITLPNFKSVNGWVQKNFDKDNYDKHNINSMDLNLLRDSCKALGLKDIETYYHGKFTVWLENKSEQKALSKAIVKAIWVAGKVFTKLIPVDTKALSPYIVVKATM, from the coding sequence ATGGAGAATAATTTAACCGACCGTTCCTTCTGGAAATCGTTTTGGGAATCGCGTAGAGGGCTGATATTTAAGTTGAAGCCTAATTATGTTTTTGGAGATATACTGGCAAAAATAATTGCCGAAAAAGGTGTGAAGAATGCTATTGAACTGGGTGGCTTCCCGGGATATTATTCTATCTACCTAAAAAAGTATCAGCACCTTAAAACTACCTTGTTGGATTATTTTATTCACCCCGGGTTGGTTAATAAACTGCTTGCAGCCAATGATTTGCAGCCGGGAGATATAAATATTGTAGAAGCCGACCTGTTTACTTATCAGCCCGCCGAAAAATTTGATATGGTACTTTCCTTTGGTTTAATAGAGCATTTTAACGATACAAAATTCATCATTAACGAGCACCTTAAGTTTCTGAAGCCCGGCGGCACATTATTTATCACTTTGCCAAATTTTAAGAGCGTTAACGGCTGGGTACAAAAGAATTTTGATAAGGACAATTACGACAAGCACAACATCAACAGTATGGACCTCAACCTGCTGCGCGATAGTTGTAAGGCGTTGGGCTTAAAGGATATAGAAACGTACTACCACGGCAAATTTACCGTATGGCTGGAAAATAAATCGGAACAAAAGGCACTATCAAAAGCCATTGTAAAGGCTATTTGGGTAGCCGGAAAGGTATTTACCAAGCTTATCCCTGTTGATACCAAAGCCCTGTCGCCATATATTGTGGTGAAGGCGACGATGTAA